The window ATCTTTGTctttatttctttcaattgGTCTTTTCTCTTTGTATTTACTGTTTCCGAGTTTTAATTTTGAGCTTTTCATGTTCTATGTAGGAGTTTTATTGCTAGAATTAGAATTTGGTATCTGGTCCAGGATTATTCTTGCTGGACTTCAGTAGTGGAGAAGTGCATTTTATAGACTAAAATTGTATGGATCTGGCATGGTTGAGTGCCATTGTAGTTGGGGCCGGCTGCCTTGTTTTGGGATACTATATTGGTTCAAAATATCCTCCTCGGGTCTTTGTCAAAGCTAAATTAGCCAAAAGCAATGAATCAAGCAGAAATGGGAAGAAGAAGGATAAGACTAAAGAGCCACTGGAGGTCGAAAATTTGGCTGACATTCTCGATGACTTCAAGATGGTCTGCTTCTGAGTGTCTCTGCCTATCTCTGTTTCTATCGTGCTATCTATTAGAAAATCATTCTCAATAACTTTAATGATCTTTTCTCTAACAAATAGTAACAACTTTTAACCGTGTCTCTACAGGTCTTAGTTGTGAGAAATGATTTGAAAATGGGAAAAGGAAAAATCGCAGCCCAATGCAGGTATTTTATTAACACCTTTTTGTTGCTCTTTCATTACTTGCTATTTAAATGCTAATTGCTAACAATGaaagaaattttaaattttattactGTCGTGTAGTGTGAAAGGCGGTGTTGTTTTCGTTAGCGTCGTCGTCCTTGTCCTCCTAAGAATTGAACACATGGAGCGCTTAGAAGTTTAGGTTAACAATCCACTGCTCACCTGATATAGTAGAATACTCACAATGACCATaataaagttaacaaaaattTATGAACGACTATAATAACATGTGACATTTAGGATGATGATGGGGTTCAAGTCAAAGTTTTCACAATGCAGAATTTTGGAATATAATAGTGCTactatttttttgaaatattgcACTGTCTAAATTAAGAAAGTTATTGATGAATGCAATCTACAAAACTGCAGCGAAAGTGCTAATGGAAAGAATTAGGAAATACCCTGTAAATATAATTTCAGAAGATCAGCAAACTTAGACTAAATCTTGCATTTGTATTTCAAATGAGACTAGAAAAGTGATAGAAAGATTTTGGATAAAGCTTGGGAAGTAACTAAGCAGGTTACGTCAGAAAATGAGAAAGGTGAAGAAGAGAGTGCGTCATCAATACATCTTTCTTTCTTAGGGAGGTCATGGGTTCAATGGTGGCCACCTACTTAAGAATTAATTTTCTAAGTGTTTCCTAGACACCCAAATGTTGTATGGTTAGACAGGTTGTTTtgtgagattagtcgaggtgcTCGTAAGCTGGTCTGGACACTCGCAGATATATATAGAAGTAGATTAGTTTACTTTTTAAGGAAGATTATCTCGTTCTTCATCATCTAGGTGTTCTGGTTTGGTGGATCTCTCAACTGCTTTCTCGTTGTCTGGTTTGGAGATTTATTGTCAGGATTCTTTGCTTTGTTGGCTGATAGTTAAATAATAGATAGAAGTCATAAGGAATATAatattaagttttttttcttttaataagtAAATTATTGTTAAATTTTCAGATGAAGGGTACTATATTCTAAGATATATTTCTTGTTCATTATCATGTAATCATTTGTTTATGATAGAAACCGACAGTTCAAAATTGTTTAGTTGAAAAATTATAGCATACAATCTATGGGCTTTATGTTTCATGAAAATTATAGACACGGTTAAAAATTGTTTAGTTGAAAAATTATAGCATATATTCTTTCATATTAAGTGTTAGGGACAGCAAACCTCTACATCTCTCCGCCATGTTATGATATTGTTCACTTTGGACATATCTTCTCATGACTTTGTTTTCGGTTTCACCTAAACAATCCTCATTCTATTAGTGATAGTTGTGCTCCTTTATAAGCCCATGATCATCTCCTTATTTAACTGATGTTGAACTTTGATCGTATTTTCAGCATTAAGGTTTACAGATAGCTTTCAATCCTCATGGTGGATTTTCATGAAACTCAATATTATGTGCATAACTGTTGGCCCTTAGGATTTCTTGTTCCTTCAAAGCTACATTCAAACAATAGGTCAAAGTAAGGGGCAAATAAGAAAGACTATTGAAATCCCTATCTTGTCAGCAAAAATATGATGATTCCTCTCATTCCAAATGGACTACAGGAAGGCCCTAATAAAGTAAATTACTTGGTTAtatgattgaaaaaaaaatgcataaaaGTTCTTATTGGGATCAGCAACATGAAACTTTTCAAAAATACAAAATACATATTCTAGAATTATTGGGATCAATAATTCTAGTAGTGCTCAGAAATATAGTTTTTAATATTACATAGCTTCGCTCATACTATGAGTCAAAACCAAACATTTGTTCTACCATCTGAAAAAACCAATATTACATTATTGCAATCATCAGCTAACTTTGTGGCCGATAGTAACTGAAAGAATTACTGATCCTACACAAAAATTTTATGTTACTACTACTTGAGAGACCAAAATTTCATATAATTTTAGGTACCGCCTTATTacttatttaataaataaattctGAGAATTGATACTAGTGATCTAAATTTCTAAAACCTTTGTATAGAATTCCCAGTTTCCCACTGATGTAAATTGGATTTGGAATCGTTCTTAATCTGCTTTACTTGCTTTTATTAGTCATGCAACTTTGGGTCTCTATAAGAAGCTTCATTATCGTGCACCAAAAGCCTTGAACAGGTATGTATCTACAAAAAGGTCCTCCCTATATTAATATCGGAGATACTTTGCATACTCTGTTCTATGTACAGTTGTTTGATTTTATTTACATGTAGGTGGGAGATGTGTGCGCAGCCCAAGGTGGTTCTGAAGATAGAAAGTGAGGAAGACATGCTAGTTTTGCAAGTAACAATTCCACTCTGACTTTATGCTGTCTAGCTATTTTCTTGGTGTATGTCAAAATAATATCGCATCTGCATTTAGTTGATGTTTGCTAGTTTTCTATTCTGTTGTATGTTTGAATATATATTTAAGCAATTGacctgcttttttttttttcttttcatttgttgttaaataaaatgaaagaatacaagggcatAAAAAACCAAGTCCACAAAAAACTTCTACTAAAGGATGGGTTTCCAACTAGGTTAGATATTGCCTAggaaataattacaaaaagctTTTGAAACcgaagcaaaaaagaaaaaaaaaagcattaaaCTTCATCAAAGGCCAAATCTTATGAGGGTCCCTCTCCACACCATGGAAAGCTTTATTGTTCCTCTCCCCCCATAGACCAAGAAATCAACCTCTCTTTGAAAGGCGGATGGAGGAGGAGCTCCCCAATCATCAACTGAACATCCCTTTAACGAGCAGTAAAAAATCAAACTCTTGCAAGAAACAGTCCTTGACAGATCTTGCAAATGGACATTCCCATAGAAGCCGATCTCAATTATTTCTTGCtgaaaccaattttttttttcccaacCTACTATTTGTTGTATTTGACTGAACTAGTTGACTATTGTTCAAAACAGTCGAACTATTAATCAAGACATCTGTTCCTTTTAGCAGCACCCTGCTATAACACCCTTCATTATTGTTAACATGGTGCAGCCTCTTTTCATTTCAGTAGATCTTGTTTCTCTTGCCAACTTTACCATAGTGCCAGAAAATTTCAGAGCATATTATACAATTGGTCATGGTCTTTTTTAATAATCTTTATTCCTTTTCTTCCCAGTTGATTTTGCATCATATGTAACTTGCTCTTTTCTATGTCTCATCTATTCTTTGAGGCCTTTGAgtaatttctttcattttctcttaACTTTATTGTACATCAGGAGAGGGCAAAATCATTGAAGCTACCAACTCATATTACTATTGATGCCGGAAGAACTCAGATTGCACCCAGTAAGTTATATGAAATTCACTTAAGTAGATCGATTTATTCATAGAAACTTCATCAATTTCACTAATTTTCACATTATTGTTCTTTCAGATTCGAGAACGGTGATGGCAATTCTTGGTAAGTAGATTTTTCTGTGCAACTTTCAAAAACCAAAGAGTTTATTGCTGCCATTGACATTTAATTTAAGCATTCCTTAAATGGGAAGAATGCTCACTCAAACGTATTTTGAGATAAAATGTTGACTTCGACTACTTTTAAGACCTTGCCATTGGTTTCTATCTCTGTTCTACCAAGTCGGCAAATTTCCTACATTTTTCACTCTTATGTTCGACTTGATTTTTGGTTAGCTAGCTCAACGGGTGGATCTATGTATCAATTTCATATGGGTGTGGtgcgaaataaaattattttgaacTAGTCGAAAGATAAGTTATACAAACTTTTCTCTCTCTAACTTTCTCTCAAAATGTGAGATCGTTTTGAGATGGGAAATTCACAATAGATGAAGGAATTTAGGGTCGGAACTGTAGGGATTGATAGGAAGATTTATATTGAGAAGAGGAATGGAGAAAATTTGGTAAGCTGGTGCTGGATTGGGGAACTGCAGCTTGGGTAAGGGACTGTTTGAAGGCAGCCGCGGATGCGAGTTGGTCTCTGCCATCATCTTTTTTCGGATGCTGGAGAACAATATAGGAAGATTTGCTATTCTAAATCCTTTAAAGGAAGGAAAACGACATCTTGGAAGGAAGTAGAGGTAGTGCTCATTAGCAAAGAAATCTCGGTATATCTTACAGGCTCAAATATAGGTTCTCAGAAGTCTAGTAATGAAATCCAAAAATCAAAGGACTTGTCTCGGAAAGAAAAAGATGGCTCCCAGGCACCCGTTGCTAATGTGAAGATTAACAGGATGAATGGAGGGCAACCATACACAAAAAACTTGCAGGAGATGCATAAGAGGTCAAAGTGGTAACCGGGGAAAGAGATAAGATGATGTACTTTGCGTTTGAATGCCAGACTATGATTATTATCAAGAAATTCAAGGCCTTGACAGATTGGGGAGTCTTGAAGCAACTTTTTGAAATGCCCCATATATTTGTGGTGGCTTCAAGATCTTTTGTGCAAATTTGGCGGTGGGGTTTTGTGACTCAGTTTCAGAGGTGAAGGAACTGATACGGATCGGGACGTTGTTTCAAAGCCAAAATTTTTCGTTTCAACCTTGGAATTTTCGTGCGATTGAAGAGAAGAGAAAGCAGGAATTCAGGGGAGGGTTGGTCACGATGCTGGATGTCCCTCTTTTCTTGAAAACAAAGGAGTTCTCGATTCCCTTGCGTTTAGTATGGTGGCCTTGCCAACAAGGAAGTGTATTCGCTGGAGTCCAACTGGCTTAAGGAAGTGAGTTTTAGGGCGAATGGCGAAGATGATTTTACTCAGATGGGGTGCATTGTTAACCACCAGGAATTTCCCTTTTCGGTGAGATACAAACCTAGCAGTCCCTTGGTCTTTTAGTCTTGTCTTTGGGTCAGAAGAGGAAGGATAAGGAAAGTCATGTGAAGTATTTGAATTCCACGAAGTGTGATGAAAGCCCACAATGGGCCTGAGAATTGTAAGGTTAAGTCTATGGAATATGTCGAGTTGGAAGGTGGGAAGGGTGTGATGTGTGATGAGTTGGTGGAAATGAGGTTGGGCCAGGATGAAGAGGACAAGATTTATTTGTGCCCGCTTAAGAGCTTTGTGCTATGCAAAGGAAATATTAAAAGTGGGCCGCCAAAATATAGATGTGAGGTCCAAGTGGATCGTTTAAAGACCCCAATGGAGTCTAACCTAAACATCATCGTTCAGGGGTCGTTTCTTTAGTTACTAAGGAAGGAGATGAGCATTGAGGAATCGGTTTGGAAAAGGAATTTAGAGTTGGCCCTTCGGATCTAAGTCTAGATGATGGGGAGAGCCAATAGATAGGTAGGTTGCATAGTCTATAAGAGTTCCATTTATCTTACCTAGCCTGTTAGCTGATTCCAGTTTGGACCCATCGGTTGTAAGCTATTCGGATGATGACTCGTTTTTGTCTACTTCGGTGAGAAACAAAGTGCTGGAGGTCTATTTGGGAGACTTTTTTGATGAGGGGGATGGATGTGTTTAGGCTTTAGGAAGTTCGAAAGGGGATTCATCTACGCTGACGCTGACCATGAAGGTTATGAAAACGAGTATTAATGTGATTCTAGAGGATGTTTCGGAAAGATGCTAATCAAGAAGGTATGTTGAACGTGGTCAACAATGCAATGAAGTTGGACATGTCTCCAGAAGCCATTTTTCATGCAGTTCAGGTAAGTGGGTCTCCTCCCAACTCCTATTTGGTGAACAAGCGGCGGGACAGGTACGGTAAGTCCTCTTTCTCTGGTTTCTTGTCCTCCGGGGGTTTGGGAGAGTTTGAGAGGGATGGTGTTGTATATACTCCTAATATTGTGTATCCGGGTTTTGGTAATTGGGGTGGGGTGTTGGTCAAACAATAGCCGATTGCTTTTTCTCTTTTTCGGTCTTTTTGAATCCTTATCTTTATCAAGGTTATTTGGATTGTGCCTTACCCCTTGCGCTTGTCTACTCTTTGGGAGAGAGGTGGCTGTTGCTTAATCATGTCGTCGAAGTGGGGGGAGTGGGTTCAGGTGGCGGTAGAGGGTCTCTTACCAACGTTAACTTTGTGGGGGCTTCTTTTAGGCCATTCTACCCTCTCTGAATCAGGGGCTCTGCTTGGTGAAGTTAAAAACGATGAGAGATGGGAGGTCTTGGATTCAGTAGGTATTAAGAGAGTGGAGGCTGATCCTCTCTCTCCCCCTATTTCTAGGCTTCTCTATTATTCTCACTGTATAACtttcttgtactttgagtttattaataataaagaagctTGTCTTTGTTTCAAAAAGAGTGTGGAGGCTAAAGTTGGAAAAAAAGGTAAGGGAGGCGACGATCAATCTGTGGAGGAAGGTGTGGTTAAGTTGAAACGTAAGGATGGGCTATGACAAGTTGTCTTGAGAGATAAAGAAACTGGATAGCTCGATGAACTATGGGGGTAAGAAACCTTCAAAGGAGTTAGGATTGTCTAGGTCGTTatgttaaaaattattttttggaATGTTAGGGCCTGGAGGGTCAGTCTAAAAAAGGTTTCTGAAGGAGGTTCTTAGACAAGAGGATCTGGACATTGTTTTTCTGATAGAAACTAAAAGAAGTGATTTTAGTAGAAGGATATGTAGTCTTTGGAAGAGTAGGAGGGTAGAGTAGGAGGTTCTTGAGGCTGAAGGTTTGTCTGGTGGGATTCTTGTGATGTGGAACTCAAGATCATGTGTTGCTTTTGAAGTGGTTTGTGGCGGGCATTCCATTACTAATCATTACTAATGCTTTTCTGGATGGTGAGGGTCAAGAGTTTTAGGTCATAGGGGTCTATAGTCCCCCAAGGATTAGTGGTAGGAATTTATTATGGGATGAGTTGGGAGATCTATTCAGTTATTGTGGGTTGAGATGGTGTGTGGTATGTGATTTTATTGTTGTCCGTTCTCCCGACGAGGAAGCTTCGGGAGGGACAATCATCAGACTTATGAGATgtttaacaactttattgatgATTGTGGTTTGTTTGATCCTCCTCCCGTTGGGGGTAAATTTACTTGGGCCAATAACAGAGCAACCATGAGAATCAATGAGGTCTCTTATGTCGGAAGCTTGGATCGAGAGGTTTAGGAAGCCTAGGCTGGTTAGATGATCTAGAATCACTTTGGATTATTGGCCCTTTATTTTGACTAATGGTAGGTTGAATTGGGTATCGGTTTCCTTCAGGTTTGAGAACATATGGCTTGACCATCCTTCCTTTAAAGCGAATATTGGTTCTTGGTGGAATACTAGTATCCTAGTAGGTGGGAGAGTTTTAGATTTATGGAGAAGTTGAGATTTTTTTAAGGCCAAATTAGAGTTTGGAATAACGTGGTGTTTGGGGATTTCGGGTTAAAAAGGAGATTGTTGTTGGGATTGACGAAATTGACAATATTGAGTGGAATGGTCGGCTTGAAAATGGCCATATTGAGGAAAGTCTTAGTTTTAGAAGGAGCCTTGAGGTGATTAGAAAGGAAAATGCGAGCTGGTTTCAAAAGTGTAAAATCAAGTAGACCAAGGAAGGAGATTGTAATACGGGTTTCTCCATAGGGTGATTACCGGAAGAAGAAACAAGAATCATATAGGTCTTCTGCGTTTGGAAAATGGGGTCTGTACTAGAGATAGGGAGGAAATTGAGGGGAAAAGTTTTTCTATAACCTCTATAGCCCTGAGGTGTTGGAGAAGCCGTTTGTGGAGGGTATTCATTGGAGCCCTATATTTCCTAGGGAGGATGAGGAGTTAGTGGCTCCTTTTACGATTGAGGAGATCAAGAATGTTGTTTTTAGTTGTGATGGCAACAAGTCTCCTAATGCTGACAGATTTTCTATGGCTTTCTTTCAAGAGAATTGGGATCATCAAAGGTGACTTGGAGGGAGTCTTTAAGGATTTTTTCGAAAGAGGGATGTTGAACAGATCAGTGATCGAAAGCTTTGTTTGTTTGATTCCTAAAAAGGGTAATGCGAATAGGTTGAAGGAGTTTCAGCCTATCAACCTAATTACTAGTGTTTATAAGATTTTAGCTAAAGTTTTTGCCAATTGTTTAAGGAAAGTGCTGCCATCAACAATTTTTGAAACACAGGGGCCTTTTTGTTTGGAAGACATAGGTCGAAGAATTTGGAGGGTGTTATATTAAAGCTTGACTTTGAGAAAGCGTTTGACCAGGTGGACTGGGACTTTTTGGGACTTTCTGGATAGAGTAATGATGAAGAAAGGCTTTAGGTATAAATGGAGAATGTGGATGTGAGGGTGTGATAGAAATGTTAAGTATTCTATTCTCATTGATGGAGTTCCAAAAGGGGCGATTCAAGCTTCCAGGGGTCTTAGACAAGGTGATCTTGTCTCTGTTTTTATTCTTACCAGTTGTGGATATCATAAGTCAGTTGATAACTAAAGGTGTTGATGGCAACATTATTGAGCTTTTTAAGATTGGTTGAGATGAAGTGGCCTTATCGCACCTTCAGTTTGCTGATGATATGTTCGAATTCTTTCCACACCCTCAATCATATGGTCAAATTCTTTGAAGAGATGTCGGGCCTGGAAATCAATAGAAACAAGTGCACCATCTTTGGTATTAATTTTGACCAGGTTAAGTTGTTGAGGTGGGTGGAAGCGTTTGATTGTGAGATTGGCTCTTTCCCTTCTTCTTGCTACCTTGGTCTCTCGTTGGGGGTAATACTAGAGCCGTGTCTTCTTGGAATCCTATTTGTTAGAAAATTCATAAGAGAGTTGCGACATGGAAGAAAGGGTTCTTTTCTAAAGCTGATAGACTTACTTTGATTAAATCGGTGTTGAGTGGATTCTGGTGTATTTATTTGTTTAGGGCCTCTAGTGTGGTGTCATGTGTGTAAgagtattgaaaaatacatgaGAGACTTTCTGTGGGAGGGACTAACGAGGGTCACGACTCCCATTTGGTTAGTTGGGAGGTGGTGGGGCACTCTGTGAGTTTGGGCAATTAAAGATTGTGAGCCTGGGCAATTAAAGATTGGTAATCTTAGAATTCGTAACATAGCTCTAATGGCAAAGTGGCTTTGGCGCTTCCATCTTGAGCCTGGTTCTCTTTAGCATAGGATCATTGTGAACAAGCATGATTCCTATCCTTTTGAGTGGACTGCAAGAGAGGTTAAAGGCACTTTTTGAAATCCTTGGAAGGATATTTCGTTTGAGCTTCCTACTTTTTATCGgtttgtttcttgttttgtgGGGGATGGTAAGGACGCATTTCTGGGAGGATAGATGGGTGAGGGAGAATTCTCTTTGTACTGTTTTTCCACAtctctatcatctttcttcttccgAAAGTTACTATCTCAGATATTTTGGTGAGATCTAAGAATTCTATGTCTTTCTCTTTTGTGTTTCATCGTAACTTGACCAATAGGGAAAGAACGGATGTAACCTTTCTTCTTTCCTTACTCGAGGGGTGCACTGTTAAAGAGGGCAGGAAAGATGCTCGTGTTTGGAATCCTAATTCTATTTGGGGTTTTCCTTGTAAatctttgtttttttgttgttggatCCTGCTCCCCTTAAGGAGTCGGTTTTTGATATGGTGTGGAGGACTAAGGTTCCTAAGAAAGTTAGGTTCTTTATCTGGCAAGTCTTGCTTGGTCGAATTAACACTGTTGATAGGCTCGTTAGGAGGAGGACTTTGCTTGTCGGGCCTTTCTGTTATATGCTGTGTTGGATGGCAGAGGAAGATCTTGATCACCTTTTTTGAGATTGCTAGTTTGCAAGAGTCGTGTGGTGCTCCTTTCTTTAGTTGTTGGGTGTTAGCTTCGCTGGCTTGACGAGTGTTAAAGTGATGATTGAGGAGTTCGTTCTCCATCCTCCCTTCAGTGATAAGGGAGGCTTTTTATGGCATGTTGAGGTGTTGACAGTTATTTGGGATATTTGGGGAGAGAGGAATGTTAGAGTGTTTAGGAGTAGAGAGAAGGGGCGGCATAGTGAGATTTAATCTTTGCTTAGATTTCGCGTCTCTTTGGGCTTCGGTTTTGAAGAACTTTTGTAACTATTTTATAGGCAACATTTTTCATAGTTGGGACCCCTTCCTTTAAAAGAGTGGTTTTgtgggttgttttttttttgtatgtgcttgtacaaatctttttttaattttttctccatgaaagttgttttcatataaaaaaaaataaattacgaACTAATTTGGTTCCGATGAATATAATAGTATACATTTCTTACTAAATTGCAGGTCCTGTTGAAGTGGTTGATGATGTAACTGGTGGGTTGAAACTTTTGTAGTTTCTGATTCATTGCCTGTTATCTCCCAAATCTCTTGAAGACTTCAGTTCTCAGAAGACTCTACTCTGCAAAATCCATCCATGCTTGGACCAATTGCACGGTATGAAACCGATCTTAATGCGGAGCTGAGCTATTGACACTCAATACTATTTCCAATTTCTGATAAGGATAATGTTAACAGCGATAATCTAAGTTAACCTATTTATTATGAAATTTAGTATGATTTGAACAGTTGGGAAGTTGGATTACCTTGTTTGAGTACTATATTCGGTtcaaacctatttaaagtttTTGATTCACGAACTGTTTCTCTATTAATGTGTTTCTTTTAGTTTTATGACTATGAAATCACTAAACAAAATTCAGAATTCACTTGTTCCCCACAGAATGAATGTgtatgaaaagaatgaaaatattttctatTGAAAAAGAGCTTGCTTTGAAGACCCCTCTTCAAAAGCAGCTTCTTTCCTATCTCCTTCAAGTTAAGTTCACCAAAACGCTTGACGAAACGCGGAAAGGCtttctgttttcatttttctttgtttggGGGATGACTGACTGCTTTGGAGGTCAGGTTCTAAACTAATCAGAACAAAAACTAGAGACTTACTGATTTCTTGCTGCAGTTTTACCCATATCTTGATCAGCGTAATCTCTGCCCACAAAATCTGCAACTCTAAAGATAAAAGTCAAATCTTACTGGAAGAATCCCTTCTCTGGAGTCGAAGACCCTTGGCCTTTATTGTCCCAATCAGACGAGAGAGCTTTAATTTGATGCATAATGGGAAGAAAAATTTGTTCTTTTCTCATCACTCGATTTTGAAAACATTTCATCTGTTTCAATCATTTTTTCAGTTATAGAAAAAGTAATTGTCAGAAAAagatttggaaaaaaaattgaattagtAGCGTCTTTAGTTCACACTTCACGACACAATCTATCCTCGAATTGACAAAAAGATGTCACTATGATTATTGTATAAAGGCAGAAAATTAAGGCTTGAAAGAAAGTTTTTTCTTCAAT is drawn from Cucumis melo cultivar AY chromosome 11, USDA_Cmelo_AY_1.0, whole genome shotgun sequence and contains these coding sequences:
- the LOC103498393 gene encoding uncharacterized protein LOC103498393; the protein is MDLAWLSAIVVGAGCLVLGYYIGSKYPPRVFVKAKLAKSNESSRNGKKKDKTKEPLEVENLADILDDFKMVLVVRNDLKMGKGKIAAQCSHATLGLYKKLHYRAPKALNRWEMCAQPKVVLKIESEEDMLVLQERAKSLKLPTHITIDAGRTQIAPNSRTVMAILGPVEVVDDVTGGLKLL